AACATGGTCGCCCGGGACCAGCTTGTGGACATCATAGCCATTTCCCGTCCTGACATCAGGCAGGGGTGTTTCGGAAGGCAACGTATTGAAAAGCCGCTCGTCGGCCATGGTGATATCCTCGGCGGTGGTGAGTTTGGTGTTCAGCGGACTGCCCAGCGTAATCCGGACTTCGATCCCGGCCCATTCCGCAATGGCGCAATCATCGGTGAATTCGGTATCGGCATCCGTTGCGGCCTGTTCATGTGCTGTCAGAATGGCACGGTAGTCGAAACCTTGCGGGGTTTGCGCTCCGAACAGACCGGCACGGGACACAGTGTCAACGACAGTGCCGGTGGAGTCGCTGCGTTTGAGCGTGTCAGCCACCGCGACGGCCGGCAGTGCGGCCTGATTTCCGGTGCCAAGTGCTTTCACGACACCACCAATGACTGTGTCGGTCACAAATGGCCGGACTGCGTCATGAATGAGCACATGCCGGGGCGGTGAAGCTGCAAGTGCTTTCAGCCCCGCGCGAACCGATGCCTGGCGGCTGGCGCCACCGATGACGCTGCGCACCCGATCGAGCCCTACCATTCCCGCGGTTGCTTTGGCGAAGAGGCCCTGATCGTCGGAATGGATGACCACAATGATGCCGCCACAGGCGGGATGCGCCAGGAACCGCGAAAGAGTCCAGGTGATCACAGGCTTGCCGCCGATCAGCCGGTATTGCTTTGGGCCGTTATGTGGTTCGCCAGCCCGTTCGCCGCGACCTGCGGCGACCATCACCAAGGAAAAACGTTCGCTGTCACTCATTCCTGCACTGGTCCCCCCGGAGGTATCAATCCCGTGTTTAGGGGTTGCGCCGCCGGGAAAAAAGCTCTTTTGCATTTTTCTCATCGTTCAGGCGGATTCAGCTTGGCATTTGGTTCGCAGATGTCTAAAAAAAGGGCAACCAGAAGAGTTGCACTCAAAGAATGCAAATTAACACTGATACAGTCAGCCAGCCTCTGGCGATCGGCCCGGTTCGTGCCCGCAACCGAGTTTTTCTTGCGCCTCTGTCCGGGATCTCAGATTTGCCTTTCCGGCAATTGGCTTGGC
The DNA window shown above is from Hoeflea phototrophica DFL-43 and carries:
- a CDS encoding bifunctional 2-C-methyl-D-erythritol 4-phosphate cytidylyltransferase/2-C-methyl-D-erythritol 2,4-cyclodiphosphate synthase produces the protein MSDSERFSLVMVAAGRGERAGEPHNGPKQYRLIGGKPVITWTLSRFLAHPACGGIIVVIHSDDQGLFAKATAGMVGLDRVRSVIGGASRQASVRAGLKALAASPPRHVLIHDAVRPFVTDTVIGGVVKALGTGNQAALPAVAVADTLKRSDSTGTVVDTVSRAGLFGAQTPQGFDYRAILTAHEQAATDADTEFTDDCAIAEWAGIEVRITLGSPLNTKLTTAEDITMADERLFNTLPSETPLPDVRTGNGYDVHKLVPGDHVALCGIEIPHDQRLDGHSDADVALHALTDALLATCGAGDIGDHFPPSDPQWRGAASEIFLAHAAKIVREAGGVIMNADVTLIAEAPKIGPHREAMRENLARMLEIAVDRCSVKATTNETIGFVGRREGIAAIATATVVYRGT